In the genome of Hymenobacter cellulosivorans, one region contains:
- a CDS encoding MIP/aquaporin family protein → MTLLSEMRHAWHRHWSHYAAEAAGIGFFMLCGTLLTILFEYPASPVYQALAGQDLLRRAGIGLGMGLVIVVLVYNPWGKKSGAHINPAVTIAFWQMGKIRRADALWYMLAQLSGALLMGQLLKLTLGSVFAHPAVNYLVTEPKEHGQLVAFGAEFVISFILMVVMLLALHHERLKKSTGWLIGVLLLLYITFESPLSSMSLNPARTLGSAVAAQSYTGLWLYWVAPIAAMLLATVFFNSVYKGEELACAILAGCEAAPTARTPPRPTPPSPQCTRRKR, encoded by the coding sequence ATGACCTTGTTATCCGAAATGCGCCACGCCTGGCACCGACACTGGTCGCACTACGCGGCGGAGGCGGCAGGCATCGGTTTCTTTATGCTGTGCGGCACGCTGCTCACCATCCTGTTTGAGTACCCAGCGTCGCCGGTGTACCAGGCCCTGGCCGGTCAGGACTTGCTGCGCCGCGCCGGTATCGGGCTGGGCATGGGCCTGGTTATTGTGGTGCTGGTGTACAATCCATGGGGCAAGAAGTCGGGGGCGCACATTAACCCGGCCGTGACTATTGCCTTCTGGCAAATGGGCAAAATCCGGCGGGCCGATGCCTTATGGTACATGCTGGCCCAGCTGAGCGGAGCTTTGCTGATGGGCCAGCTGCTCAAGCTGACCTTAGGCTCTGTCTTTGCCCACCCGGCCGTTAATTACCTGGTAACCGAGCCCAAGGAGCACGGGCAGCTGGTGGCTTTCGGCGCCGAGTTCGTCATTTCCTTTATCCTGATGGTAGTCATGCTGTTGGCCCTGCACCACGAGCGGCTGAAGAAGTCGACCGGCTGGCTGATTGGGGTGCTGCTGCTGCTCTATATCACCTTCGAAAGCCCGCTTTCCAGCATGAGCCTCAACCCGGCCCGCACCTTGGGCAGCGCCGTGGCGGCCCAGAGCTACACCGGCCTGTGGCTATATTGGGTGGCGCCCATAGCGGCTATGCTGCTGGCTACCGTTTTCTTTAACAGTGTCTACAAAGGCGAGGAGCTGGCCTGCGCCATCCTGGCCGGCTGCGAAGCCGCCCCGACAGCCCGCACGCCTCCACGCCCCACGCCACCGAGCCCCCAGTGTACCCGCAGGAAGCGGTGA
- the pulA gene encoding type I pullulanase, whose product MKFLLLLSLFLVASACAVSHKTGSKIPDFAAYPTYTGSDLGLTFVRGQARLRVWAPTAEALQLKLYTEGEGGAPAATYAMEKSVGGTWVYQLPAQPPGRFYVVQATIGGRQMAEVPDPYVHAVGINGLRGALLDPATVSPPAWPDDRRPELKQATDIVIGEAHVRDLSMHPQSGIEHKGKLLGLTEAGTAGPQGVSTGLQHLQELGITHLHLLPTNDFASVDESRLSENRYNWGYDPLHYSVPEGSYATNPADPAARIREFKQLVQTLHRHDLRLVLDVVYNHTADAARSSFDQLVPGYYYRQKPDGTYSDATACGNEVASERTMVRKLIVESVAYWAREYHVDGFRFDLMGVLDLRTMRAVRVALDEIDHSIFIYGEGWTAGSSPLPETERAVKANVSKLDRIAAFGDELRDAVKGHYARQNEAGFASGQPGLEESVKFGIVAATQHPQLDYAKVNYSKAPWAKEPSQAINYVACHDDRVLWDKLTVANPGASEEELIRMDVLSNTIVFTSQGIPFLPVGDEFLRTKGGSHNSYNLPDNVNQLDWTRKAQYPGVYEFYRKLIGLRRTHPAFRLPTRELVEKHLAFLPATPANTIGYQLQGHAGGDDWGTITVLFNGNRAATTVPLPAGSYTIVLRGQEINQKGLGTLTVEAGKPLSIPASSALILVQP is encoded by the coding sequence ATGAAGTTTTTGCTCCTCCTAAGCCTGTTCCTGGTGGCCTCTGCCTGCGCTGTTTCCCATAAAACCGGCTCCAAGATTCCCGATTTTGCCGCGTATCCTACCTACACCGGCTCCGACCTGGGCCTGACGTTTGTGCGCGGGCAAGCCCGGTTGCGGGTGTGGGCCCCCACTGCCGAAGCCCTGCAGCTCAAGCTGTATACCGAAGGCGAAGGGGGAGCCCCGGCAGCCACCTACGCCATGGAAAAGTCGGTGGGCGGGACCTGGGTGTACCAGCTGCCGGCCCAGCCCCCGGGTCGGTTCTACGTGGTGCAGGCCACCATCGGGGGGCGGCAGATGGCCGAAGTACCCGACCCGTATGTGCACGCCGTGGGCATCAACGGTCTGCGCGGGGCCCTGCTCGACCCGGCCACCGTGAGTCCGCCCGCCTGGCCCGACGACCGACGGCCCGAGCTCAAGCAGGCTACCGACATCGTCATTGGCGAGGCTCACGTGCGGGATTTGAGTATGCACCCGCAGTCGGGCATCGAGCACAAGGGCAAGTTGCTGGGCCTGACTGAGGCCGGTACTGCGGGCCCGCAGGGCGTGAGCACCGGCTTGCAGCACTTGCAGGAGTTGGGCATTACGCACCTGCACCTGCTGCCCACCAACGACTTTGCCTCCGTGGATGAAAGCAGGCTGAGCGAAAACCGCTACAACTGGGGCTACGACCCGCTGCACTACTCCGTGCCCGAGGGCTCCTACGCTACGAACCCCGCTGACCCCGCCGCCCGCATCCGGGAGTTTAAGCAGCTCGTGCAAACCCTGCACCGCCACGACCTGCGCCTGGTGCTCGACGTGGTGTACAACCACACCGCCGACGCGGCCCGCAGCTCCTTCGACCAGCTCGTGCCCGGCTATTACTACCGCCAGAAACCCGATGGCACCTACTCCGACGCTACCGCCTGCGGCAATGAAGTGGCCTCCGAGCGGACCATGGTGCGCAAGCTCATCGTGGAATCGGTGGCGTACTGGGCCCGGGAGTACCACGTGGATGGCTTCCGCTTCGACCTCATGGGCGTGCTGGACTTGCGCACCATGCGGGCCGTGCGCGTGGCCCTGGATGAAATTGACCACAGCATCTTTATCTACGGGGAAGGCTGGACGGCCGGCAGCAGCCCGCTGCCCGAAACCGAGCGGGCCGTGAAAGCCAACGTGTCCAAGCTGGACCGCATTGCCGCCTTCGGCGACGAGTTGCGCGACGCGGTGAAGGGTCACTACGCCCGCCAGAACGAGGCTGGTTTTGCCAGCGGGCAGCCCGGCCTGGAAGAAAGCGTGAAGTTTGGCATCGTGGCCGCCACCCAGCATCCCCAGCTCGACTATGCCAAAGTGAATTACTCTAAAGCGCCCTGGGCCAAGGAGCCCAGCCAGGCCATCAACTACGTGGCCTGCCATGACGACCGGGTGCTCTGGGACAAACTCACCGTAGCCAACCCCGGGGCCTCGGAAGAAGAGCTCATCCGGATGGACGTGCTCAGCAACACCATCGTCTTCACCAGCCAGGGTATTCCGTTTTTGCCCGTCGGCGACGAATTTCTGCGCACCAAGGGCGGCTCCCACAACTCCTACAACCTGCCCGACAACGTGAACCAGCTCGACTGGACCCGCAAAGCTCAGTATCCGGGCGTGTACGAGTTTTACCGCAAGCTCATCGGCCTGCGCCGCACCCACCCGGCCTTTCGGCTGCCCACCCGGGAGCTGGTCGAAAAGCACTTAGCGTTCCTGCCCGCAACGCCGGCCAACACTATCGGTTACCAGCTGCAAGGCCACGCTGGCGGGGATGACTGGGGTACCATCACGGTGCTGTTCAACGGCAACCGGGCGGCCACTACCGTGCCCCTGCCGGCGGGCAGCTATACCATTGTGCTGCGGGGCCAGGAAATCAACCAGAAGGGCCTGGGCACATTGACGGTGGAAGCCGGGAAGCCCTTGAGCATACCCGCCTCCTCAGCCCTGATTCTGGTGCAGCCCTAG
- a CDS encoding alpha/beta fold hydrolase gives MPQPVDLPALEAGTGPLTFVFLHYWAGSGQEWRLVLEELSADFHCLAPDLRGFGQAPAPPLGYAVEDYAADILAFIKQRGLTSFVLVGHSMGAKMAMFVASEQPVGLRGLVLVAPSPPTIEPMTDEERSASLKAFGRPEAAAATFNKIVVRPVSEAVKASIIADNLRASHPAWDAWMRYGSRENIAARLCLVQVPCFILTGSADPIMSPSVHGLETLPYLPDNTPLEILGGVGHLPPLEAPQEVARLLREFVGKNRL, from the coding sequence ATGCCCCAACCCGTTGATTTACCCGCCCTGGAAGCCGGCACCGGGCCGCTGACCTTCGTTTTTCTGCACTACTGGGCCGGCAGCGGCCAGGAATGGCGGCTGGTGCTGGAGGAGTTGAGTGCCGATTTCCACTGCCTGGCTCCCGACCTGCGCGGCTTCGGACAAGCTCCGGCCCCGCCTTTGGGCTACGCCGTGGAAGACTACGCGGCCGACATACTGGCCTTCATCAAGCAGCGCGGCCTGACCAGCTTCGTGCTGGTCGGCCATTCGATGGGCGCCAAAATGGCCATGTTTGTGGCCTCAGAACAGCCAGTGGGCCTGCGCGGATTAGTGCTGGTGGCCCCGTCGCCGCCTACCATCGAACCCATGACGGACGAGGAGCGCAGTGCCTCGCTCAAAGCCTTTGGCCGCCCGGAAGCCGCCGCCGCTACTTTCAATAAAATCGTGGTGCGCCCTGTCTCGGAGGCGGTAAAGGCCAGTATTATCGCAGACAACCTGCGCGCCTCGCACCCGGCCTGGGACGCGTGGATGCGCTATGGCAGCCGGGAGAATATTGCCGCCCGCCTATGCCTGGTGCAAGTGCCCTGCTTTATCCTCACCGGTAGCGCCGACCCGATTATGTCGCCCTCGGTCCACGGCCTGGAAACCTTGCCCTACCTGCCCGACAACACGCCCCTGGAAATTCTGGGTGGCGTGGGCCACCTGCCGCCCCTGGAGGCTCCGCAGGAAGTAGCCCGGCTGCTGCGGGAGTTTGTGGGGAAGAATAGGTTATAG
- a CDS encoding hydrogen peroxide-inducible genes activator — MTVQQLEYLVALDTHRQFVLAAEKCFVTQPTLSMQVQKLEEELGVLLFDRTPKGVRPTAVGAKVVQQARQVLREVQQLQEVVQLEKGDVVGELRLGVIPTLAPYLVPLFLVELAERYPGLHLHVEELQSAQIMERLKGHTLDVGLLVTPLDDRALREIPVLEEPFLGYVAEGHPLYTKALLEPVDLDADGLWLLQQGHCFRHQVLNLCNPPAPTTPRPYTYESGSIETLKQLVARTNGYTLVPELSVLEEVGQNPMVKRFVGPEPVREVSLVVHHGFVRLPLLATLRDVILAKLPARLQVGQAGQKIRWK; from the coding sequence ATGACCGTACAGCAGCTGGAATACCTCGTGGCCCTGGATACGCACCGGCAATTCGTGCTGGCCGCCGAGAAGTGCTTTGTGACTCAGCCCACGCTCAGTATGCAGGTGCAGAAACTGGAAGAAGAGCTGGGCGTGCTGCTCTTCGACCGGACCCCCAAGGGCGTGCGGCCCACGGCGGTGGGGGCCAAAGTAGTGCAGCAGGCCCGGCAAGTGCTGCGCGAGGTGCAGCAATTGCAGGAAGTAGTGCAGCTCGAAAAAGGCGACGTGGTGGGCGAGCTGCGTCTAGGTGTCATTCCCACGCTGGCACCCTACTTAGTGCCGCTGTTTCTGGTCGAATTGGCCGAGCGCTACCCCGGCCTGCACCTGCACGTAGAGGAGCTGCAGTCGGCCCAGATAATGGAGCGGCTCAAGGGGCACACCCTCGACGTGGGCCTGCTCGTAACGCCCCTCGACGACCGGGCTTTGCGCGAAATTCCGGTGCTGGAAGAGCCATTTCTGGGCTATGTGGCCGAAGGACATCCGCTGTATACCAAAGCGCTGCTCGAACCCGTTGACCTCGACGCCGACGGCCTGTGGCTCTTGCAGCAGGGGCACTGCTTTCGCCATCAGGTGCTCAACCTGTGCAACCCGCCCGCCCCGACCACGCCCCGGCCCTACACCTACGAAAGCGGCTCCATTGAAACGCTCAAGCAGCTGGTGGCGCGCACCAACGGCTACACGCTGGTACCCGAGCTGTCGGTGCTGGAGGAAGTGGGCCAGAACCCGATGGTGAAGCGCTTTGTGGGGCCCGAGCCGGTGCGGGAGGTAAGCTTGGTGGTGCATCACGGCTTCGTGCGGCTGCCGCTGCTGGCTACGCTGCGCGACGTAATTCTGGCCAAGCTGCCCGCGCGGCTGCAAGTGGGGCAGGCCGGACAGAAAATTCGGTGGAAGTAA
- a CDS encoding response regulator transcription factor: MKLLLVEDEPKLASFIQKGFQNEGYELDVAFDGQMGLSLFRQNSYDLIVLDVNLPYINGFALCQLIRADNARVPVLMLTALDSLEDKTQGFEAGADDYLVKPFKFQELLLRARALTKRNATEASVKRTLRMADLELNLESKTVTRAGQRIDLTAKEYALLEHLLLHRGKIVSRVDITEKVWELDFDTNTNVIDVYISHLRRKLDKGHEPKLIHTVVGMGYVMREE, translated from the coding sequence ATGAAATTATTACTGGTCGAGGATGAGCCCAAGCTGGCTTCGTTTATTCAGAAAGGCTTCCAAAACGAAGGCTACGAGCTGGACGTGGCCTTCGACGGCCAGATGGGCCTCTCGCTGTTCCGGCAAAACAGCTACGATTTGATTGTGCTCGACGTAAACCTGCCCTACATCAACGGCTTCGCGCTCTGCCAGCTCATCCGGGCCGACAACGCCCGCGTGCCGGTGCTCATGCTCACGGCCCTCGACAGCCTGGAAGACAAAACCCAGGGCTTCGAGGCCGGGGCCGACGATTACTTGGTCAAGCCCTTCAAGTTTCAGGAGCTGCTGCTGCGGGCCCGGGCCCTGACCAAGCGCAACGCCACGGAAGCCAGCGTGAAGCGCACCCTGCGCATGGCGGACCTGGAGCTCAACCTGGAAAGCAAAACCGTAACTCGGGCCGGGCAGCGCATCGACCTGACGGCCAAGGAATACGCCCTGCTGGAACACCTGCTGCTGCACCGAGGCAAGATCGTTTCCCGCGTCGACATCACCGAGAAAGTCTGGGAGCTGGACTTCGACACCAACACCAACGTCATCGACGTCTACATCAGCCACCTGCGCCGCAAGCTCGACAAAGGTCACGAGCCCAAACTCATCCACACCGTGGTCGGCATGGGCTACGTGATGCGGGAAGAATAA
- a CDS encoding sensor histidine kinase, translating into MGQPWGIGAHYRAAWLFADRSLRPLQRMVAEVKGITASNLKRRVDEGNRQDEIAQLAMTFNQMLSGLEHAFENQKSFVAHASHELRTPLANVLGTLETASAYDTELPAAKRSIDSAVEEIQKVIDLTNGLLALAKADDTSFARAPVSLDDVVLQAVDACKLRYPGRPIQVDFGTWPESVEEVFGMRGNAQLLQTAVLNLLDNACKYSDQSVRVQLGYQTRHTLQLTVADTGPGLPPEEAARVLEPLFRGRNGHDKPGYGLGLAITQKIIQVHTGRLVLDSRVGQGTTVTVLLPAA; encoded by the coding sequence TTGGGGCAACCTTGGGGCATTGGTGCTCATTATCGGGCCGCCTGGCTGTTTGCCGACCGGTCGTTGCGGCCCTTGCAGCGCATGGTGGCCGAGGTAAAGGGCATTACAGCCTCCAACCTGAAGCGGCGGGTGGACGAGGGCAACCGGCAGGACGAAATTGCCCAGTTGGCCATGACCTTCAACCAGATGCTCAGCGGCTTGGAGCATGCCTTCGAAAACCAGAAAAGCTTTGTGGCCCATGCCTCCCACGAGCTGCGCACCCCGCTGGCCAACGTGCTGGGCACCCTGGAAACGGCCTCGGCCTATGACACCGAGCTGCCCGCCGCCAAGCGCAGCATCGACTCGGCGGTGGAGGAAATCCAGAAAGTCATTGACCTGACCAACGGCCTGCTGGCTCTGGCCAAGGCCGACGACACGTCCTTTGCCCGCGCCCCTGTGTCGCTCGACGACGTGGTGCTGCAGGCCGTGGATGCCTGCAAGCTGCGCTACCCCGGCCGCCCCATTCAGGTGGATTTTGGGACCTGGCCTGAGTCGGTGGAGGAAGTATTCGGGATGCGCGGCAACGCCCAACTGCTGCAAACGGCCGTGCTCAACCTGCTCGATAACGCCTGCAAATACTCCGACCAGTCCGTGCGCGTGCAGCTAGGCTACCAGACGCGCCACACCTTGCAGCTCACCGTGGCCGATACCGGTCCGGGCTTGCCGCCCGAGGAAGCGGCCCGGGTGCTGGAGCCCCTCTTCCGGGGCCGCAACGGCCACGACAAGCCCGGCTACGGCCTGGGTTTGGCCATTACTCAGAAGATTATTCAGGTGCACACCGGCCGGCTGGTACTCGACTCCCGCGTGGGGCAGGGCACCACGGTGACGGTGCTGCTGCCGGCCGCGTAA
- a CDS encoding SdiA-regulated domain-containing protein, whose translation MKNLLFASIFLSASCSSPATNSAEPTASEAALPVQTVSQRTTQPAPKAAMAYDFTRPVATYSMPSELAELSGIALAGSTHITGIEDETGNLYEYNLSTKKVDRVIPFAGSGDYEDVARVGSDWFIMRSDGKLFRYSGGKTEEFETGLSFDNETEGLTYDAASKTLLVACKGEPGAGLSFGQRAIYRLNPETFKAEPKPAYVLDVEAIRSSSPATDAAAGKSGKKSKKKGGGKGFSPSALAVHPVTGHVFVLSAKQNGIVELDKNGQLLAAQPLPDDLFPQAEGMTFTPSGDLYVATEAGKGSGEASIYLFRTQSR comes from the coding sequence ATGAAAAACCTGCTTTTTGCTTCGATTTTCCTATCCGCCTCGTGCAGCTCTCCCGCCACCAATTCGGCTGAGCCAACGGCCTCCGAAGCCGCGCTGCCGGTCCAGACCGTGAGTCAGCGCACAACTCAGCCGGCACCTAAAGCCGCTATGGCCTATGATTTTACCCGCCCGGTCGCTACGTATTCCATGCCGTCCGAGCTGGCGGAGTTGTCGGGCATTGCCCTGGCCGGCAGCACCCATATTACCGGTATCGAAGACGAAACCGGCAACCTCTACGAGTACAATCTGAGCACGAAGAAAGTCGACCGAGTCATTCCCTTCGCCGGCAGCGGCGACTACGAAGACGTGGCCCGCGTGGGCTCCGATTGGTTCATTATGCGCAGCGACGGAAAGCTGTTCCGCTACTCCGGCGGCAAAACCGAGGAATTTGAAACCGGCCTGAGCTTCGATAATGAAACCGAGGGCCTGACCTATGACGCGGCCTCGAAAACCCTGCTGGTAGCTTGCAAGGGCGAGCCGGGGGCCGGCCTTTCCTTTGGGCAACGTGCCATCTACCGCCTGAATCCCGAAACCTTCAAGGCCGAACCCAAGCCGGCTTACGTGCTCGACGTGGAAGCCATTCGCAGCTCCAGCCCGGCTACTGATGCCGCGGCGGGCAAGTCGGGCAAGAAGAGCAAAAAGAAAGGCGGCGGAAAAGGCTTTTCGCCCTCGGCCCTAGCCGTGCACCCCGTCACCGGGCACGTATTCGTATTGTCGGCCAAGCAAAACGGCATTGTGGAGCTCGACAAGAACGGGCAGCTACTGGCCGCTCAGCCCCTGCCCGACGACCTGTTTCCCCAGGCAGAAGGCATGACTTTCACCCCCAGCGGCGACCTGTACGTGGCCACCGAAGCGGGTAAAGGCTCGGGCGAGGCCAGCATTTACCTGTTCCGCACCCAGAGCCGGTAA
- a CDS encoding catalase — protein sequence MEESTQPKKLTTAAGRPIFENQNSVSAGARGPLLLQDYFLHEKLAHFNRERIPERVVHAKGSGAYGTFTVTHDITHLTRAKLFSKIGNECRMFARFSTVGGEKGSADTERDPRGFALKFYTEDGNWDLVGNNTPVFFVKDPVKFPDFIHTQKREARSNLKSPTMMWDFWSLNPESLHQVTILMSDRGTPYGYRHMHGYGSHTFSLINANNERTWVKFHFRTEQGVKNFSSDDSAQMKAQDADFAQHDLVAAIDNGNFPRWKMFIQTMTQEQARTFRWNPFDLTKVWPQGEFPLQEVGVMELNEVPVNYHAHVEQAAFAPAHVVDGIGYSPDKMLQGRLLGYPDAQRYRLGANYEHLPVNACPYGFSNYQRDGQMALGDNGGPGPNYFPNSFDGPMEDKTVGEPAELLDGLYADRFDRNEGPGDNDHYTQPGNLFRLLDAQAQRNLIDNIVGSMSGISGPKKDLIIQRQLCHWFRADIRLGMAIAKGLGVDVEMPTQHVAAATV from the coding sequence ATGGAAGAATCCACTCAACCCAAGAAGCTGACTACGGCGGCGGGCCGCCCGATTTTCGAAAACCAGAACTCGGTTTCGGCCGGTGCCCGGGGCCCGCTGCTGCTGCAGGACTACTTTCTGCACGAAAAGCTGGCTCACTTCAACCGGGAGCGGATTCCGGAGCGCGTGGTGCACGCCAAGGGCTCCGGGGCCTACGGCACCTTCACCGTGACGCACGACATCACCCATCTGACCCGGGCCAAGCTCTTCAGCAAAATCGGGAATGAGTGCCGCATGTTTGCCCGCTTCAGCACTGTGGGCGGCGAAAAAGGCTCGGCCGACACCGAGCGGGACCCCCGCGGTTTTGCGTTGAAGTTCTACACCGAAGACGGCAACTGGGATTTGGTAGGCAATAACACGCCGGTGTTCTTCGTGAAAGACCCGGTGAAGTTTCCCGACTTTATCCACACTCAGAAGCGCGAGGCGCGGAGCAACCTGAAGTCGCCGACGATGATGTGGGACTTCTGGAGCCTGAACCCCGAAAGCCTGCACCAGGTCACGATTTTGATGTCGGACCGCGGCACGCCCTACGGCTACCGCCACATGCACGGCTACGGCTCCCACACCTTCTCCCTGATTAACGCTAACAATGAGCGTACCTGGGTGAAATTCCACTTCCGCACCGAGCAGGGCGTCAAGAACTTCAGCAGCGACGACTCGGCCCAGATGAAGGCCCAGGATGCCGACTTTGCCCAGCACGACCTGGTAGCGGCCATCGACAACGGTAATTTTCCCCGTTGGAAGATGTTCATCCAGACCATGACCCAGGAGCAGGCCCGCACCTTCCGCTGGAACCCCTTCGATTTGACCAAAGTGTGGCCCCAGGGCGAATTTCCGCTGCAGGAAGTAGGCGTAATGGAACTCAACGAAGTGCCCGTCAACTACCACGCCCACGTCGAGCAGGCCGCTTTTGCCCCGGCCCACGTGGTGGACGGCATCGGCTACTCGCCCGATAAAATGCTGCAGGGCCGCCTCTTGGGCTACCCCGACGCGCAACGCTACCGCCTCGGGGCCAACTACGAGCATCTGCCCGTGAATGCCTGCCCCTACGGCTTCAGCAACTACCAGCGCGACGGCCAGATGGCCCTCGGCGACAACGGCGGCCCCGGCCCCAACTACTTCCCCAACTCCTTCGATGGCCCGATGGAAGACAAGACTGTAGGGGAACCCGCCGAACTGCTCGACGGCCTCTACGCTGACCGGTTCGACCGCAACGAAGGCCCCGGCGACAACGACCACTACACCCAGCCCGGCAACCTGTTCCGCCTGCTCGATGCCCAGGCCCAGCGCAACCTCATCGACAACATCGTGGGCTCGATGAGCGGCATCAGCGGCCCGAAAAAGGACCTGATCATTCAGCGCCAGCTCTGCCACTGGTTCCGCGCCGACATCCGCCTGGGCATGGCCATTGCCAAAGGCCTGGGCGTGGATGTGGAGATGCCCACGCAACACGTAGCAGCCGCTACGGTTTAG
- a CDS encoding immunity 53 family protein, giving the protein MKQANILTWIQNWYLSQCDGEWEHEYGVKIETLDNPGWWVRIDLAYTDLEDIRLEVSVGESADDWHYIKVVDKVFDASGDPTKLEFLLNEFRALAEFGEEAFLHQHTSSRVIPIAEGFTLDRGLPKPIGKLLEQLIEAEGVTAQTMPDRGRELAHRIKPALEELAQTSDTDMDRLLMLTYNYGWNYIYSRQTLR; this is encoded by the coding sequence ATGAAGCAGGCAAACATCTTAACGTGGATTCAAAACTGGTACCTCTCGCAGTGTGATGGAGAGTGGGAGCATGAATACGGAGTCAAAATTGAGACGCTCGACAATCCTGGCTGGTGGGTTAGAATAGACCTGGCTTATACCGACTTGGAAGACATTCGCTTGGAAGTATCAGTTGGAGAATCAGCCGATGACTGGCACTACATCAAGGTAGTAGATAAAGTGTTTGACGCTTCAGGTGACCCAACCAAGCTTGAGTTTCTACTAAATGAGTTCCGAGCTTTGGCTGAATTTGGAGAAGAAGCTTTTCTTCACCAGCATACAAGCTCCCGCGTTATTCCTATTGCCGAGGGATTTACGCTAGACAGAGGCCTGCCAAAACCGATAGGCAAGCTTCTCGAGCAGCTCATAGAGGCAGAGGGCGTAACAGCGCAGACTATGCCAGATAGAGGGCGCGAGTTAGCGCACAGAATAAAGCCAGCCCTGGAAGAGCTTGCTCAAACATCAGACACCGACATGGACAGGCTCCTGATGCTGACTTACAACTACGGCTGGAATTATATTTATTCGAGACAAACCCTTCGATAA
- a CDS encoding family 1 glycosylhydrolase: protein MAKDFLKHIKARFGEGNYAGDEYGGAGGRDGSGLPTGEPGNFMFATGIECSYPTIDNGKTRRDLLAECGHYDRWKEDLALVKDMGLKVLRYGLPYYRIHKGPGQYDWEFADQVMAEMQRLDITPILDLLHFGLPDWLGNFQNPELPVYFAEYAEAVARRYPWVRYYTPINEIFVTARMSAKDGIWNEQLRSDQAFVTAMKHIVAASIMANQQIAQVRPDCIIVQSESAEYIHELRANPCARIKLENKLRFLSLDLLYAHHPDADVLNYLYDNGMTREEYDWFMAGEPPGYQVMGNDYYGRNERIILPNGEECTSVDVLGWYNITHEYYLRYRKPVMHTETNVFDAHDAPTWLWKQWVNILRMREEGIPVLGFTWYSLIDQVDWDIGLSQKVGKVNACGLYDLDRNPRKVSEAYRQLLQEYGQITIVPHGEMFQVTKQPATLKVEV from the coding sequence ATGGCGAAAGACTTTTTAAAGCATATCAAAGCCCGGTTCGGGGAAGGCAACTATGCCGGCGACGAATACGGCGGAGCCGGGGGGCGCGACGGCAGCGGCCTGCCTACCGGAGAGCCCGGCAACTTCATGTTTGCCACCGGCATCGAGTGCTCCTATCCCACCATCGACAATGGCAAAACCCGGCGCGACCTGCTGGCCGAGTGCGGGCACTACGACCGGTGGAAAGAGGATTTGGCCCTGGTAAAAGACATGGGCCTGAAGGTGTTGCGCTACGGATTGCCCTACTACCGCATTCATAAAGGGCCGGGCCAGTACGACTGGGAGTTTGCCGACCAGGTAATGGCCGAGATGCAGCGCCTGGACATCACCCCGATTCTGGACCTGCTGCACTTCGGCCTGCCCGACTGGCTCGGCAACTTCCAGAACCCCGAGCTGCCGGTGTACTTTGCCGAATACGCCGAAGCCGTGGCCCGGCGCTACCCCTGGGTGCGGTACTACACGCCCATCAACGAGATTTTCGTGACGGCCCGCATGAGCGCCAAGGACGGCATCTGGAACGAGCAGCTGCGCTCCGACCAGGCCTTCGTGACGGCCATGAAGCACATTGTGGCCGCCAGCATCATGGCCAACCAGCAGATTGCCCAGGTGAGGCCCGACTGCATCATTGTGCAAAGCGAGTCGGCCGAGTACATCCACGAGCTGCGCGCCAACCCCTGCGCCCGGATCAAGCTGGAAAACAAGCTGCGTTTCCTGTCCCTGGATTTGCTCTACGCCCACCACCCCGACGCCGACGTGCTCAATTATCTCTACGACAACGGGATGACTCGTGAGGAGTACGACTGGTTTATGGCCGGTGAGCCGCCGGGCTACCAGGTGATGGGCAACGACTACTACGGCCGCAACGAGCGAATCATCTTGCCCAACGGCGAGGAGTGTACCAGCGTGGACGTGCTGGGCTGGTACAACATCACCCACGAGTACTACCTACGTTACCGCAAGCCGGTGATGCACACCGAAACCAACGTCTTCGACGCCCACGATGCGCCCACCTGGCTCTGGAAGCAGTGGGTCAATATTCTCCGGATGCGCGAAGAAGGCATTCCGGTGCTGGGCTTCACCTGGTATTCCCTCATCGACCAGGTCGACTGGGACATAGGCCTGAGCCAGAAAGTGGGTAAAGTCAACGCCTGCGGCCTCTACGACCTCGACCGGAACCCCCGCAAAGTATCCGAAGCCTACCGCCAGCTCTTGCAGGAGTACGGCCAGATTACCATCGTGCCCCACGGGGAAATGTTCCAGGTAACCAAGCAGCCCGCCACGCTAAAGGTGGAGGTGTAG